Within Sorghum bicolor cultivar BTx623 chromosome 2, Sorghum_bicolor_NCBIv3, whole genome shotgun sequence, the genomic segment taggtactcgatggacagggacgtacatgcctacttaatagtgaaaatcgtttcggtttcaaaggatggatggacatcgtcaagactagactaggtctaagtgccatacgGTGAAGAAGGgcgcttagagtagtttaggactttgttttcctatgaccgcactattaagaggggctttgatctagtagcttgacttaggcaaggctttaggtttaggtgtggtgcacacttggtaaacctagcactagacagctcagagatagtccttagatcgagagaaaccaactttgttttggagcgatcgcgtttcgacaaaGTTAGAGTGCCCAAGGGGGcatcggacgctgcaccggacgctctgtgagtgcatccggtgaggtccttagccgttgagaGTTTGGGTgctttagggttaggcaccggacgctggcaccggactcactgggcagcgtccggtcccacacccagggaggGTGTAatcttccccgagcaccggacgctagcaccggacgcaccgggtagcgtccggtcccgtactcagggagtttgtaaaactctaCCGAGCACCgaacggtgccaccggacgctgagagttagcgtccggtgacctgtcagacgcaagtacagttagctgttatggagcaccggacactcggtgcacagcgtccggtgcaacataaagagcgtccggtgaccccgttttcagtggaaaacggttggctgacctttggacttcatggggagtatttatactcctccacctcgtccatgagaggtctcttgcccatttgaacatctgagaaacttgttgtggagcaagagagtagcaagagcctagagaggattgagatttgagtgatttcttgagagaatccttctctagtgaattccaagagtcaagtgtgcatccaccactctctagagccttgtttgggtcaagtgagagttctttccttgttactcttggtgatcgccatcacctagacggttcggtggtgattggaggcacgaagaccgcccggagttcttgtgggtggctcgtgtcaagcttgtgagcggttttgggcgattcaccgtgacggagtgtcgaagaatcagcccatagagagcacttggtccttgcgcggaccaagggggagcaagacccttgcgcgggtgctccaacgaggactagtagagagtggcgactctccgatacctcggcaaaacatcgccgagcactttcttccactactcctttacattctagcatttactttgtgcttttactttcttagaattgccttgctagaataggattggaactaggttgcaaaacttttatccggcagctctctaggtcactctaggcacaaggggttgaattagaGTTATAGTTTGCttgaatttttagagaagcccaattcacccccccccctcttgggcatcttgatcctttcaaaatAAATTGGTAGATAAGGTTAATAAAGGAAGGAGGTAGTTGAAGTCTGGTTAGTGCAGTCGCAATGAAGTCCCACCTTAACCTGTCAAAAGCTTTGGCAAGATCTATTTTGAGAAGAAAATCCTTGTTTGTCCAGGATTTGAGAGTGAAGGAATGAATAATTTCCTGAGTGATAATGATATTAGTGGGAATGTGTCTATTATGGATAAAATCCGTTTGGGAGTTATCAATGTTGTGAGGAAGGTGGGGCTTTAATCTTTCAGCTAAAGTTTTGGAGATGATTTTGTAGGCAACATTGCAGAGGCTTATAGGTCTAAAATCTTGAGGAATAACATGTTGCACTTTCTTGGGGATAAGCACAAGGTAAGTTTGATTCATATCCGGGTGCATGAAAGCTTCAATGTAGAAACTAGTTACCAATTTGAGGACGTCTTGTCCAATCTAGGACCATGCAGATTTGTAGAAAGCAGCGTTGAGTCCATCCGGGCCCGGAGAAGCTTTGCTTCTCATGCTTTTGATTATGGAGTATAGTTCCTACATAGTGGGAATTGAATTAGTGAATGTGAGGTCTAAGTGGTTAATCCGAATTTGCGAATTAGAGACATTATCAGTTGGTGTAGCCCCTGCATTTTGGTGAGATATCTGAGAATGGTTGTTAGAAGGAACTTCACCTGCATAAGACTGATTGGAAGCATTACGGACAGCAAAAATATCATGAAAGTAGTTAAGTAATGTGCCTGCAATTTGATCATGAGTAGTAGAATCAGTACCATCCGGATTCTGTAAGAAGGTAATTCTATCCTTTCTTGTCCTTTTTACTATGGCCTGATGAAAGAATTTGGTGTTTCTGTCACCATGCAAGGCCCAGTCCTTTTTGGCTCTTTGGAGATGGAACTGTTCGTCTTTGTCCAGGAGCTGCTCATGCTGATGAGCAAGATGGGCCTGCAGATTATAATCTTGGAGCATAGGGTGAAGAGATTGTGCTTGAAGAATTTGATTTTCCACGTTAGTAAGGAGGTCATCTAAACGAGGTTTTTTCCTGCGCCATTTTTTAAGATCAAGAGCAATATACTTAGTTTTCTGGTGAAAAGGCCTATTAATAGATTTGTTCTAGCTATTCCTAGCCGTAGTATCATAATCATCCTCTAGAAGCCACCAATTTTCAAAACGAAAAGGCCTAAAACTTCTATGACGATTGGAATCTAGAAGAGTGAGAATAGGAGCATGATCACTACGAAGCATAGGAAGATGGTAAATAGTTGTTCTAGGATAGATCATACACCAATCAGCATTAGCTAAACACCTGTCTAAACACTGGAAAGTAGGAGCAGAGGTGAATCTCTTATTGGTCCAGGTGTAAGCAGGGCCACTGTAGCCAAGATCAATAAAACCACATCGTTTAATAGCATCACGAAACATATTAATGCGGTGCAAATCAGTTCTACCAGGCCCATGTTTTTCATTAGGATGCATAATCTCATTCATATCTCCCATACAAAACATAGGTAAATTCTGATTGGATTGGACAAAAGAGTAAACATGCATCCATATGTCATCTAATAGACGGTGATAAGGATCACCATAAATACAGACCAGCCCAAAGTTCTGATTATCTAGTTTGTTATTACACAGAGCAAAAATATAGTGATTGGAGTGTTCTACTACGGTTACTAGAACGTCCTGCTTCCAAATCAACCAAAGGCCACCCAATTGGCCTAAAGCAGGAATTACTAAAGCATCATTAGCATTGAATCTATTAATAAGAGAAGTACGAGATATAGTTGAACTTTTGGTTTCGGAAATAAAACATACATGCGCCTTAGTAGATGTGATTAGGCAGGCGAGATGCGTCATCTTCGAGATGCGCAGGGACCCGCCCAATCCCTGGCAGTTCCAAGTTAGGAGCGTCATGGTTCACCCGGCGCACTGGGGGATGCCGTGTTCTGAAGCTGTTGGCGAGGAAAATTTCTCCCAGCATCACCATGTCCCATGGCAAGTGGGATTCAGATCTGGAGTGTTGATGTCATTGCGGCTATGATTCTGAACAGTAGCACTGCTATCATGGTCGAGATGGGGGCCGAGGTAGACGAGGCAGGGGTCTCCTGAGGCCAGCGCTTGGCGGGGGAGGCGGCCAAATGCTAGGTGCTGACAGACAATGGCAGGAAACGACAGGAGGAGGGGGAATGGACGGTTGGAGACAGCAGGGGAAGAGCAGGGAGGCGATGGATGGTAGGCGTTATCGAGGTGAAGAAGCGGCGGAGGCGGAAAGGATTCGGCCCGGAGCAGATCCGGAGAGCGGCGGCGGTGAGGATTGGGTCGGCAGAATCGCCAAGCTTCTCCACGAAGGAATCCTCAAATTGGGACAGAGCAAATTGAAGGCGCGCCAAACAGCATGGTCCAATCTTGTCATTGTGGGGTTCAAAAAGAGAAAGGAAGATCAAGGtcacataaaaagaaaaaaaataagtcTATAAAAAAATGTTGAGACTAAGCTTCTTGTTTCCGGTATAGGGTCCTAGGTACCAGGTAGAGTAAGATTGGCTGGATTAGTAACAGGGCAGATGGAAGCCTGCGGCTAGGAAGGAAACAGAGGAAGATGTGAGAGATTGGCTGATTTTATGTATGAGAGGGGAATCTGGTGCAACCTTGCATGTCTCCAACACAGCTGATTGGCTGATTTTGTAGCTATTCACTTAATTATGGAATTACCCAACTTACTTCATCCTTACTTTGAGATACAAGTAACATGTTCGGGTGGTGCTGCTGCTGGATGGCAACTGGGCCTCCGATACAGCTGGGATCAGTCCATAAGATGCTGAAATTTGTTCAAGTAAGTTTCATGTGTCtacttttcacttttcagcaCGCTCCTGGATTAGATACCagaagtatttttttttctcaaacctTTTTGGAGCTTTCGTGCTAATTGTCTTCCTGGGATTAGATACCCGATTTCTCAAACCATTTGAGTATTGTGTTTGTGGTACCCTTTTCTGTGCTTCATAGTACACTCCTATATCGGGTAGTGGTGCTAATTGTCCTCCTGGGAAATCGGGTAGTAGAACTGAAAGCTTATTGCCCTTTTTTTTAAACTCTTATTGCCCATTTTAGCTGAATGTAGTCCATGATACCACAAACACaatactcaaatggaaaaaaaagTATAAACTACCAACTACAGGGATGAAACTCTGTACTGACACATCTCAAGAACCGAAACGGCTTGCCTGACTCAgcatgcaaattttttttttattttcttttgcatTTAACATTTGATGGAATTGCATCACATCATTTTGTGATGAAAGTTCCATGGAAGCCATAAGGTACTCTTTGTGGTAATGCTATTTTTGCAACAGGAGCATCTTCAAACCTTTGAGCATCAATTATATGCACCTGTAACATCAATACATTAAGGTCCCATCATTGATTTACCTGTATGCTTGTAGGACAAATGGGATCACTGATGTATATGAAATAGACAACACTTGCCTGTGATGTGTTAGTTGTCTCATCATGTACAAATGAAataatccacccatcatcttcATGTGACCCACTAACTCTCGGTACAAATGTTGCACCAGAGCAGAACTCATCTTTACTAAGCCAGTGATACTGCGTTTTTATGAGATTTGCCCCAGATATCTGTTTTTTGTCATAGTTAAGCATGGGAATCcagaagaatcaagaattagacCAATGAAAAATTTATGCTTTGCACCTCTGTGTTGTTTCTCTTATCAAGTAAGAATTTTGCAAAACCTCTATACTTCGGATTGACTGCAAATTAGATAGTAGTTAGTCACGCTGAGATATAACGTCACCATGAATAGAAATGTAACCTATACCAATCCTCTGTGGTGCTTCGTTTCTTTATTTCATTATTCTTGTTGGAGGTTACAATTTTCTTTCTTTCATAGACTCCAAGCTAGTAAATACATGGAAAATTATGTTCGATTTCAGTCATACCTTTCACGTGTTTTTCTAAATGACATACCTTTCACACATTTACCACAAGAGATTGTTACAGAGTCCACAACTTGTGCATAGGCATAACTATGTTGCAAGCCTGTGTACTGGTTATTGATCGTTGGGAATTCGATTGAAAACTCTGTTCCAGTTAAATATTCCCCTGAGACACAGTTTGTTTTCAAGTTTAATCTCCATTGGTATAACCGAAAGAAAAATTCCTCATTAATTTCTTGTTTCATGGGCATGTCATCTTCTGTAGGCTCAGACAATCCATACTTGTTCAGAGCAAGTCTTGGACCTGGTATTACAGAGTCTGGTGCACGGAGACCTTGTACCACAACCTATGTAACCGGGGAAGAGTAGTATCTATAAGGCATATATTCTTTGCGGCgatgataaaatagaaaataaataaCCAGTCTCATGATTATAACAGGAGATGATGATATTAAAGCTCTATGGAGCAGGCTAACCAGTCTCGTGATTGTTATACCTCATCACCCTCTTCAAAACAGTTGATTACATGGAACATGCAGAATGGTTCAACATTAAACCAGATAACTGAATCTGCATTGCCATAACGGGGCATAAGCCCAATTCTCGCATAACTTTCCTTCTCAAACTGCAACAACCTATGCCGAGGGCTTTCATATTATGTTTGCAAATTTAATCAAGTAGAGCAATATCTTTAACTGAAAAGGTTTTCAAAGTTACATACTGGCCACCTTTGATAAGTCTATTGATGTCGAAAGTAAGTGGTACATCCATGATTACATTGTACCTATATACATCAggagactgaattcatcagtgCTTTGTTGTAAATAAAATTCATCAATTCTAGCATCACTTATCAATACAGTGATATTTTAGAAATATGGCTCACTTTTTTTTGGATGAAACAGGAGGGATGTGAACCCCTACTGGAATTATACTAAGAAGGTAAAATGACAACCCCTACTGAAATATGGTTCACTTTGCAATTTATTCAGGAAAAATGAATTTTGCACATACTTTGGAGTGACTCCTATTTCATGACAAAATATACATCTGTCCAGCTTGAGATCAACTCTATGCTTTAGTTTGGTTCCATCAGCTGCAGTAAGTTAGAACTTCAACCAGGACCTTGTTTTACCAACCATGCTATAAAGAACATGACATAAAACTGCAAACTAGTGTAAATAAGATACCTGAGACAACTCCAATTACTAGGAATGGCTTCTTTGCATTTATTCCATAGATGACAAGATCCCCTGATCCAGGAGCTACCTAGGTTACGTTCATGTGAATCAAAATGAATTCGTTGGTTTTGCATATTCATAGAGTGTAGAAAGATGTATCATATTTTGGTTTGTAGTTATTAGAGATTGTATAGCCACCACATATTATACTTTGTACTGTCTTGTATTATAAGGCACctcacctatatatatatatatgcaactgGCTTGTGCCTAGCTTACTGCCTAGGCCTCGTTCGTTTGGGGTGGATTGAGGGCAAGAATTAATCCAGCTGAGCACTGCtacaataaggccttgttcgtTTCTTCAGGATTGAAGGCCTGAAACAATTCCTAGCTGGATTGGTTTACAAATTTGTATAAGATTCATCGGCGGGAACAATTCCTGATCCCATTCCACCCTAAACGAACGGGCCCTAAATAGACTTGTTATTCCAGCTGGAACTATTCCCACCACGGAGTGAGCAGGGGAGATCCAAAGACCTCTCGTCCCCGGCGACTCGCGCCGCCCCCATGGCGACCGAGCCCCGATTCGCCGCGGCTAGCCTCTCTCCATCCAAGAAACCTCACGATTCCTCCCCTGCCAGTTCCGTGCACCGGCCCCCGACCGACTTTAGCCACCGCAACCCCACCCAGACCCAGATCCAGGCTAACCAGTGTGAGCCCGCCGCCGTGCCTGAGCTGGCCGCCGGCCGCCCGCGGCTGCGGTCCGTCGTAGTGGGTGCCCTCATCCTGGAGACAGCATCGGAGCCTGCCGCCGTCCAGCAACAGGCGCCCCCTCCCAAGCGTGTAAGTTTCTCCTCCCAGCTGATTCCCACCAACAGGACTTCCCCCCAGCGGCGCTTCCGCGGCGAAATCCTGCCTCAAATCCACTGCTGCTGCTTCGAGCTTCGGGACCCTGGGCCACTCCCTCGCTGTGGAGAGGAAGGAGCATCCAGTCCACTTCCCTTCTGCTCCTTCTCGAGGGAATCGCAGGCTGGAGGACGTCACGTCGACTACTCCGGCCTCCGCCACGCAGTCAGACTCCCGAACTACCGTGCAGAGTGAGGCAGAGGAGGGGGAGTGGACTCCGGTGAGAAGGAGGTACTGGTGGCGGAGTCCCGATTTCAAGTCAACAGAGCATTCAAGCTCCCCAGCCACCAGAGCTACTTTAGGCTACGTCGGTGCCATCGGCAACATTCGCGAGCTCCTGCGAGGTAAATGCTTTCGTTTCTTGCCAGGGGACATGCCGCCTCCAATTGCAGGGATCCATGAGGTGCCTCCTCTACAAGTGTTGGGGTTACAAAGCTTGCCACTGTAAGAAGCCCCTGAAGCTCTGCAATCCACGTCCCCTTGCGCCCCTGCCTCCACAGAACAACCTTCGCAACTTCCCTCCCCTTGGTCGGCACATGATGACAAGGCCTGGAGATCCAGCTGCTCGCCCCGAGGAGACCTCAGCAGTGGCTTCTTCAACCACCGACATGGATCGTGAGCTGCAACGCCTGTCCTCGCACGCAGTTATCGCCTGGATTGGCCGGTCATGCCCTGAGGTCAAGCCTGAAGTGGTCAAGAGGGCCATCTGCTCCCAGCTTGGAGTACTCGGCAAAGACGTCTCTATCGTCAAGCACTTCCCGGAAGACTTCTACATCGACTTCAAGCATCGCCACCACCGTGATGAGGCAGTTGCCTTGGAAAAGCTTCCCCATGGGAGCCTGGACATCCACATCAAGCCATGGCGATTGCCCACCCATGGTGACCTCCGCACCTTTGTCTAGAAGGCATCCCGCTACATGCCTAGAATGAGAGCATCGCCAAGAGAGCTGTGGCCCGCGCTTGCGACATGGACTACGTGGAGCAACCGTCTCTGAACAGAAGGGACACCAGAGCCCTCTGCCTCTGGGCATGGACGTACAACCCTTCAGATATCCCGAAGGTAACATGGTTGACATTATCTAGTAGGAGAGTGGAGTTCCACGACAGAGAAGCACCCCCACCTGGCTGTGGGCACCATGGCCTTACCTTCAAGGTCCTGATACACCTAGACAGGGTGGAGAACCCCCCAGGGCGCGATGGGCGCGTTATGTCCCGTGGTTACACTTGGCGCTACGGCGTGATCGACGGCGACAAAGTACCTTGTGACTACCACGACCAGCCACCCCGGAACTCCACCAACACTCGCCGCAACGACAATGACAACCGCCGCGGGCGGCACAGGTGCAAGGGAGACAACTGGAGCTCGCTGCTCTTTCATAGCCTATCACAGGCCCCAAAAGATAGGGAGTGTGAACGCTCTGAAATGAGGCACGACCACCGCCGTGACAGGAATTCTGTTCACGGCAACCATCATGAGCACCTTGGAGATAACAACTTCAACCAGACAGCCATCAACAGCGGTGATAGGACCACCACGCAAACGTCCTCGCGACCCAACCCCCGCAACCGTGCAACTCCCATCACCAATAACAAGGGTCCAGCGGTGATTAGCCCACCCAAGCCTGCCCCTTCGCAGGGGGCCATGGGGCGTAACACAAGCCACAGCCCGGTTCGTGCATCCGACGGCCGAGGTAGAAGCCTGGAGCGCTCCATGCATCACTACAGAAAAAAGGGCATGCTCCTTCCCAATGGCGGGGCCGGCACATCAGGACTCGCCCATCCGACGCGTGCATTGCAGATCAGCCAACCAGGAAGGTGGCCATGACAGTAACCACAACTCATCACCTGAACCTCTACAGCCAGCACCACCAGTGGTCTCCTCGTCTTCGTCTGATCCATGTAATTCATCAGTTTGTGCAACACCACCGCCATCACCGGTGAAGGTCCAAGATGTTTCTCACCCCCAGAGGCAGGTGACTAGCCTCACCACGCAGGATCCCTTGCAGATGCGTGACTCCAGGCACAGCAGCAGCATGCGTTAGCGACGTCGTTTCATCCCTGGCCTTGTCTACTCCCGGCGGCGCACCGGCATAGAGCCATCGGTTCTACAACCTACTGAGTCGTTTGTAGAAGGGGCCGCAGACCCTCCCCAAGCAAGCCCTGTGAGGAGCGCACAGGTCGAGCAGAACGCGGTGACTGCGTTCATCAGCACAGTCACACAGCCGACGCCGGAGCCGCTGATCCAAGGCCCTCCGAAAAGGGCAGTGATGCTACGGCGAGCCAAGAAGCAGGCCTCACTTCCACTGCGCAAGAGTGTTCGCATCGCGGCGGCATCGTGGCCACGTGGTAATGCACAGGAAAAGGCTCGCCAGGTGCTCATGAAGAGGCTTGGTATCCTGCAGGAGGAGGGTTGCTCGTCAGATGACATGCTGCTGCACTACTTCAGGCTGTTCAGTGGCCCTCTCTCAGAGATGGTGATCAAGGCGCTGACGGCTCTATGTGGCCTTGACAACGGCATCAGCATCAGTACTGATGCTGATTAGGCCCAGTTCCTGAATCTCCGCAAGGGCTCCTTATCTTTGTCCATGTTAGTGTATATGTATTCTGTTTCCTGCAAAGATGTGTGTGTCAGCTCGTGTCTGTGCTCACCAACTGTGTCTCCTGGAAGCTCTACCTCCTTGCGCCACCACAGCCAACCAGCAGCCCCAAGATGTAAGTTAGTGGCCACATTGGGTGCAGCATCCTTCGCTCTTGCAGCAGCCAGAGGCCTTCAGCCTCTAATCAGGAATCATGATATCTTAACCTTTAGTCAAGAGAACAGTTTGTGGCTTGAGTTCCACTTTTATTTAATCCTAGGGTTCAACTCAAATTTTTATGGCTCAACGTAACTGTTGAATCTTAAACTGGAATGTGCGAGGCCTCAATGACGGTGCATGACGCGACTCGGTCAGTGAACTTGTCCTGACACTGCCTCCACTATTGTATGTCTGCAAGAAACAAAACTTCAAGTGATAGACGATAGTGTGGTGAGACGCACCTTAGGCCAGCAATTTGTGAGCAACTATGTTGTCTTGCTGGCTGCCCAAACTAGGGGTGGGATCCTACTTGCTGTGGCTGAGAACTACTTTGCACTATCAGATGTACACCTAACTACCAGTGCCATCACAGCAACAGTCTCCATGAGAGCTGATGACATCAAATGGCAGATTACTGTAGTGTATGGGCCACAGGGCGACGATGCAAAATTACAATTCCTGCAGGAACTAAAGAACATCCCCCGACCTGATCATGGTAGATGGTTGATCCTAGGTGATTTTAACATTATATACCAAGCGGAAGACAACAATAACACAAACCTAAACAGACGGCTGATGGGATCCTTCAAGGCAACAATCGACAGCCTCCTACTGAAAGAGATCCGGCTGAATGGGCGTCGCTTTACATGGAGCAATGAGCAGGACGCCCCAACTCTCACGAGAATAGACAGGCTTCTCTGCACAGCGGAATGGGAGCTGCTCTTTCCAGCATGTTTCCAGCATTCCTTGCCGTCTCTCATGTCAGACCATACTCCTCTTCTCTTGCAAGGAGAGCTCCAGCACTTCCATAACCCCAGCTTCCGCTTTGAAAATTTCTGCACCAAGATGGACGGGTTCCAGGAATTGGTACAGGATAGTTGGAGCAAACCAGTGGCCTCTACCCAACCACTCAAGCGCCTCCACATCAAGCTATCTCGGGTTGCCAAAGCTATCAAGCCATGGCGTAGAGAAAAAATTGGAGATACAAGACTACAGCTCGCCCTTGTCAAGGAAATCCTACTCCAGCTAGAGGCCGCTCAAGTGCATAGAGCCCTCACTCATGAAGAGCTTGAATTAAGACACCGTCTAAAAATTCGCAGCGTGGGCCTGGCGGTGATAGAAAAATCTAGAATAAGGCAGAAATACCGGCTCACAAATATCAGATGCGGTGACGCAAACACTAAACTGTTCCACATCCGTGCAAGCTCAAGAGCCAGGAAGAACTACATCCAATGCCTGCAAGATGATAATGGGATCGCTGTTATGCATGAAGGTAAAGAAAAGATAATTGGCAATTACTTCCAGGATCATTTAGGCTCTATGGTGCAGAGACCAGTTACCTTCTTATGGTCTGCACTTGGTTATAATCCCCGTGACCTCTCTGAGCTAGAGGCACCCTTCACCCTGGAGGAAATAAAAGAGACCATTCACTCCATGCCAGGGGAAGGCACCTGGTCCAGATGGATTCACAGGTGCCTTCTTCAAGACATGTTGGGAAATCATCCAATTTGACATAGCAGCGGATATCAATGTGCTTTTCGATATGAATTCTCAGGGATTTGATCTGCTAAATTCAGCAAACATTGTCCTCCTCCCAAAGAGACCCGATGCCAAGCGTGTTACTGATTACAGGCCAATCAGTTTGATTCACAGCATCGCCAAAATATTCTCCAAGCTCCTTGCAAATAGGCTTGCACCGCTATTGGATTCCTTAGTCTCAAAATGTCAGAGCGCCTTCATAAAGAAAAGAAGCATTCATGACAACTTCCTCTATGTCCAGAACGCTGTCAGACATCTACACAAGTCCAAGACCCCGTCCCTTTTCATGAAGCTTGACATCCAGAAGGCGTTTGACACCGTAAACTGGAGCTACTTATTGGAGGTGTTGCAGGCCATTGGATTTGGACCTCGCTGGCGTGAATGGGTCTCCATACTGTTTCGCACGGCATCCTCCAGACCGTTACTGAACGGTGTCCCGGGTCCTAAATTCCACCATGCTAGAGGGGTGCGGCAAGGCGACCCGCTCTCGCCCATGTTATTCATCCTTGTGATGGACCCTCTACAACGGTTATTAGACCTTGCTACGGGCGACAACGTCCTCACACAGCTACCCCTTGTCACCACAAAATGGAGGACTTACATGTATGCCGACGATGCGGCAATCTTCTTAAACCCCCAAAAAGAAGACATCGACGTCGTTAAAATTATTCTTGAAGCCTTCAGCAAAGCATCGGGTCTAAATATTAACATGGATAAAAGCTCAATCCATCTCATCAGATGTGAGGACATCGACCTAGATCAGATTCTCTCGAATTTCTCAGGGGCGAGAGGAACCTTTCCTTGTCGTTACCTTGGACTACAGCTACATGTTAGGTCTCTACAGAAAGTGCACATTCAGCCTCTCATAGAACGCATTGGCCAAAAATTGCCAGGATGGAAAGGCAAACTTCTAAACAAAGTAGGGCGGCTAACGTTGGTCACTTCAGTACTCTCCTCCATGCCTACTTACCACCTCACTGTCTTTCCACTTGCC encodes:
- the LOC8071920 gene encoding carotenoid 9,10(9',10')-cleavage dioxygenase; translated protein: MLDNFPEGVSIRIGSNPLFGAQHSTTSIFGQSREIWVEGEGMLHALYFTKTTSSGSSWSLSYANRYVQSETFKLENARQKPCFLPATEGDSAAIIAAFMLNYLRFGKANKDIINTNVFEHAGRVFAVAENSLSHEICLDSLDTGDTWDICGEWDRPAFTPHPKVAPGSGDLVIYGINAKKPFLVIGVVSADGTKLKHRVDLKLDRCIFCHEIGVTPKYNVIMDVPLTFDINRLIKGGQLLQFEKESYARIGLMPRYGNADSVIWFNVEPFCMFHVINCFEEGDEVVVQGLRAPDSVIPGPRLALNKYGLSEPTEDDMPMKQEINEEFFFRLYQWRLNLKTNCVSGEYLTGTEFSIEFPTINNQYTGLQHSYAYAQVVDSVTISCGKCVKVNPKYRGFAKFLLDKRNNTEISGANLIKTQYHWLSKDEFCSGATFVPRVSGSHEDDGWIISFVHDETTNTSQVHIIDAQRFEDAPVAKIALPQRVPYGFHGTFITK